A window of Costertonia aggregata contains these coding sequences:
- a CDS encoding helix-turn-helix domain-containing protein, whose product MVKDFYIKNMVCDRCIKVLRDGLDKQNIELLQIELGRLRLDIESDDEIEKLKTLLESNGFSLIGSTEEKLTEQVKVELIKALQELPLELDKKLSAHLADALGHEYSKISKVFSITEGITIEKYFIKLKIEKVKELVQAKELNFTEMAQLLDYSHINHLSGQFKSETGMSLTAYKSQQKNFRNTLDKIM is encoded by the coding sequence ATGGTCAAGGATTTTTACATAAAGAATATGGTATGTGATAGATGCATCAAGGTTTTAAGGGATGGACTGGATAAACAAAATATCGAATTGTTACAAATCGAATTGGGTCGTTTGCGTCTCGATATCGAGAGCGATGATGAAATCGAAAAATTGAAAACTTTACTTGAAAGTAATGGATTTTCCCTAATTGGCAGTACCGAAGAAAAACTCACAGAGCAGGTCAAGGTAGAACTGATAAAGGCATTGCAAGAATTGCCTTTGGAACTCGATAAGAAATTATCCGCTCACTTAGCAGATGCATTAGGTCACGAGTATTCCAAAATCAGTAAGGTCTTTTCAATTACCGAAGGCATTACCATCGAGAAGTACTTCATCAAATTGAAAATAGAAAAGGTAAAGGAACTGGTACAGGCCAAGGAACTCAACTTTACAGAAATGGCACAGTTGCTTGATTATAGCCATATCAATCATTTAAGTGGCCAGTTCAAAAGCGAAACGGGAATGAGCCTAACAGCTTATAAATCCCAACAGAAAAATTTTAGGAATACATTGGACAAAATTATGTAG
- a CDS encoding multicopper oxidase domain-containing protein, which yields MKYKITLLLTMLITFGAKAQLVANETEENVDNWPERIYDLTIDYETVNFTGKDVQAMTINGGIPGPNLEFNEGEFAIINVTNKMDVETSVHWHGMILPNFHDGVPYLTTPPIRPGETFQYKFALKQSGTYWYHSHTGLQEQRGVYGSLQINPKETDLEYDKDLVLVLSDWVDENPQSQLKNLKRGNEWYLIKKGQVQSLDKLIAQGAVGAKLKMAWQRMPDMAISDNYFDKFFINGGTSQEYPDFQPGERVRLRFVNAAAASYFWLTFGGEDPMLVSADGLDVVPVEHNKTLIGVAETYDFIVTIPESGKLQVRATAQDGSGEASAFIGTGNVLEAPVVPEPNLIKNMKQMMSMGMKMGAPASKFNPSKNDSIQVMEKYKMDMGGMQMNSMSMMDDNMKKGEMEMDSTKMAHNKMDHSKMDMKNDKMKMSKSEMKMNKGKANMKMDGGMDMGEMKMGYMVPKDKVVGDNMKTGGNPEFNYNYLRAKEPTEFENDKPVKEMLFNLTGNMNRYVWSINGVPLSETDKIKIEQGEVVRITLNNLTMMHHPMHLHGHFFRVLNENGEYSPLKHTVNVAPMQKVVFEFAADETGDWFFHCHILYHMMSGMARVFSYDTPRDERLEGYPLTNLTNEADHIFTWGEITAASHMTELYATATNIRNQFALRGEYGWNKNLEAEFTYERYLNDYFRVFGGVNVENEGEDSLEEINTTAIAGVRWLMPLLINSDFRIDSKLRPQISFSTGFMIFPHLGIYGEYEYQMDFGWDGKLPEGQDFEEETTWQVGLEYVLSRDFSLMGSYDNRFGAGGGLSLRF from the coding sequence ATGAAATATAAAATCACATTACTTCTAACAATGCTTATCACTTTTGGTGCAAAAGCCCAATTGGTAGCGAATGAAACTGAAGAAAATGTTGACAACTGGCCAGAACGGATTTATGACCTAACCATAGATTATGAAACCGTAAACTTTACGGGGAAGGATGTGCAGGCAATGACCATAAACGGTGGAATACCTGGTCCCAATCTTGAGTTTAATGAAGGTGAGTTTGCCATTATCAACGTTACCAATAAAATGGATGTGGAAACATCTGTCCATTGGCACGGGATGATATTACCTAATTTCCACGATGGCGTACCGTATTTGACCACACCACCTATCCGTCCAGGGGAAACCTTTCAATACAAGTTTGCATTGAAACAATCTGGAACCTATTGGTATCATTCCCATACTGGGTTACAGGAACAACGTGGGGTGTATGGTTCATTACAGATAAATCCAAAGGAAACCGATTTAGAATATGACAAAGATTTGGTCTTAGTGCTTTCGGATTGGGTAGATGAAAATCCACAATCTCAACTTAAAAATTTGAAGCGTGGCAATGAGTGGTATTTAATTAAAAAAGGTCAGGTTCAAAGTCTGGATAAATTAATTGCCCAAGGCGCAGTAGGTGCCAAGTTAAAGATGGCGTGGCAACGTATGCCAGATATGGCTATTTCAGATAATTATTTTGACAAGTTTTTTATCAATGGTGGTACTTCACAGGAATATCCAGATTTTCAGCCCGGCGAGCGCGTGAGGCTTCGATTTGTAAACGCAGCCGCAGCGTCTTATTTCTGGCTCACATTTGGTGGCGAAGACCCAATGCTCGTATCTGCCGATGGACTTGATGTGGTTCCAGTAGAACATAACAAAACTTTGATTGGCGTTGCCGAAACCTATGATTTTATAGTGACGATTCCAGAAAGTGGAAAACTTCAAGTAAGAGCTACGGCACAGGATGGTTCTGGCGAAGCTTCGGCATTTATAGGAACTGGAAATGTACTGGAAGCACCTGTAGTTCCAGAACCTAATCTTATAAAGAATATGAAGCAAATGATGTCTATGGGTATGAAGATGGGCGCACCTGCTTCAAAATTTAATCCTTCAAAAAACGATTCCATTCAAGTAATGGAAAAGTACAAAATGGATATGGGCGGAATGCAGATGAATAGTATGTCTATGATGGATGATAATATGAAAAAGGGTGAAATGGAAATGGATTCTACCAAGATGGCTCACAATAAAATGGACCATTCAAAAATGGATATGAAGAATGATAAAATGAAAATGTCCAAGTCAGAAATGAAGATGAACAAAGGCAAGGCCAATATGAAAATGGATGGCGGTATGGATATGGGCGAAATGAAAATGGGATATATGGTGCCAAAAGATAAAGTGGTAGGCGATAATATGAAAACGGGTGGTAATCCCGAGTTCAATTACAACTACTTAAGGGCTAAAGAACCTACCGAATTTGAAAACGATAAGCCCGTAAAGGAAATGCTTTTCAACCTTACAGGAAATATGAACCGCTACGTCTGGTCTATCAACGGTGTGCCCCTTTCAGAAACAGATAAGATAAAAATCGAGCAAGGCGAAGTCGTGCGTATCACACTTAACAATCTCACGATGATGCACCACCCTATGCACTTGCACGGCCACTTCTTTAGAGTATTGAACGAGAACGGTGAGTATTCACCACTAAAGCATACTGTTAACGTGGCACCAATGCAAAAAGTCGTATTTGAGTTTGCCGCTGATGAAACTGGTGATTGGTTTTTCCATTGTCACATCCTTTATCATATGATGAGCGGTATGGCAAGGGTTTTCAGTTACGATACACCTCGTGACGAACGATTAGAAGGCTACCCACTTACTAACCTTACCAACGAAGCAGACCACATATTCACTTGGGGCGAAATCACGGCTGCAAGTCATATGACCGAGCTTTACGCTACTGCAACAAATATCAGAAATCAATTTGCGCTAAGGGGCGAATATGGATGGAACAAAAATCTGGAAGCCGAGTTTACCTACGAGCGCTATCTCAATGATTACTTCCGAGTTTTTGGTGGTGTAAATGTAGAGAATGAAGGTGAGGACAGCCTTGAAGAAATAAACACAACCGCCATTGCTGGTGTACGATGGTTAATGCCATTGCTCATTAATTCAGATTTCAGAATTGACAGCAAACTGCGTCCACAGATAAGTTTTAGTACGGGCTTTATGATTTTTCCCCACCTTGGAATTTATGGCGAGTATGAATACCAGATGGACTTTGGCTGGGACGGCAAATTACCCGAAGGTCAGGACTTTGAAGAAGAAACCACGTGGCAAGTTGGACTTGAATACGTATTGAGCCGTGACTTCTCATTAATGGGAAGCTATGACAACCGCTTTGGCGCTGGTGGTGGACTCTCATTAAGATTTTAG
- a CDS encoding DUF3347 domain-containing protein — MKTVKRTIGTMALAAIMVLTVSCKDGNKNEPAAPMSNEMHQESMDDKDNMAMNDNQDAKAVLQDYFKLKDALVETNNDKAKQLGATLASTLGSFDASSYSDNEQQELKDILEDAIEHAEHISESDMAHQREHFKILSKDVTDMVAITGTEMKIYEQFCPMYKNNEGGAWLSMNEEIRNPYFGDKMLKCGKVQREIN, encoded by the coding sequence ATGAAAACAGTAAAAAGAACAATAGGTACAATGGCACTTGCTGCTATAATGGTGTTAACGGTTTCCTGCAAGGATGGAAACAAAAATGAACCTGCTGCACCTATGAGCAACGAGATGCACCAAGAATCTATGGATGACAAAGACAATATGGCAATGAATGACAACCAAGATGCAAAAGCAGTCCTACAAGACTACTTTAAACTAAAAGATGCACTTGTCGAGACGAATAATGACAAAGCAAAACAATTGGGTGCCACGCTGGCAAGCACTTTAGGCAGTTTTGATGCATCGAGCTATTCAGATAACGAGCAACAAGAACTCAAGGATATTTTGGAAGACGCAATTGAACACGCAGAACACATTTCAGAAAGTGATATGGCACACCAACGTGAGCACTTTAAGATATTAAGCAAGGATGTTACCGATATGGTTGCCATTACCGGAACTGAGATGAAGATATACGAGCAATTCTGCCCTATGTATAAGAATAATGAGGGTGGTGCTTGGCTTAGTATGAACGAAGAAATTAGAAACCCCTATTTCGGTGACAAAATGTTGAAATGCGGTAAAGTACAGCGTGAAATCAACTAA
- a CDS encoding heme-binding domain-containing protein gives MKFIKIIAWLALVALIVIQFFPITLNESDTVPQSDFMVENQVPATIKNRLQVSCYDCHSNNTDYPWYSKIQPAAWYLEDHIQEGKDELNFNEWAEYSDRRKNSKLRSIISQIEEDKMPLDSYTLIHKDAILSDEDKRVIIDYMTALKDSLE, from the coding sequence TTGAAGTTTATAAAAATCATAGCGTGGCTTGCCCTTGTGGCATTGATAGTGATTCAGTTCTTTCCAATAACCCTGAACGAGAGCGATACTGTACCGCAAAGTGATTTTATGGTCGAAAATCAAGTGCCTGCAACGATAAAAAATCGGTTGCAGGTTTCTTGCTACGATTGCCACAGTAATAATACAGATTATCCGTGGTATAGTAAGATACAGCCTGCGGCTTGGTATCTGGAAGACCACATACAAGAAGGTAAGGACGAACTTAATTTTAATGAATGGGCAGAATATTCAGACCGGCGAAAGAACAGTAAACTTCGGTCTATCATAAGCCAAATTGAAGAAGATAAAATGCCATTGGATTCTTATACACTCATTCACAAGGATGCAATTCTTTCAGATGAAGATAAGAGGGTGATAATAGATTATATGACAGCGTTAAAAGACAGTTTGGAATAA
- a CDS encoding nuclear transport factor 2 family protein has translation MNALRKTTIFTLIIIATSQVFGQDTNTEKQAVLKVMKTYKDALQNLTTEGTFELFTNDSEVFESGGVEGSYAHYIEHHLGPELGHFKKFEFSDYEIDAEVDLPYAFTTETYVYTIVLNPDDNGNTRTIKKKGVATSILKKIDDKWQIVKTHSSSRNVK, from the coding sequence ATGAATGCACTTAGAAAAACTACAATATTCACATTAATTATAATAGCAACAAGCCAAGTGTTCGGACAAGATACAAACACAGAAAAGCAAGCCGTACTTAAAGTAATGAAAACCTATAAGGATGCGCTGCAAAACCTAACGACTGAAGGTACCTTTGAGTTGTTCACAAACGACTCGGAAGTTTTTGAGTCCGGTGGTGTTGAGGGTTCCTATGCGCACTATATAGAACACCATTTGGGACCAGAATTAGGACACTTCAAGAAGTTTGAATTTTCAGATTATGAAATTGATGCAGAAGTAGATTTGCCCTATGCATTTACTACCGAAACTTACGTCTATACCATAGTTCTCAATCCCGATGATAATGGCAATACCCGAACTATAAAGAAAAAAGGGGTGGCGACTTCTATCCTTAAGAAGATAGATGATAAATGGCAGATAGTTAAAACACATTCATCATCCAGAAATGTTAAATAA
- a CDS encoding heavy metal translocating P-type ATPase, translated as MTHTYHIHGMTCNGCRTHVEETLSKVEGVTNATVNLEKAEATIEMQSHIPIEKFQEALKTNGGQYSIHQNGEHHHTHDKKKVDKPKGKGTGTFYCPMHCEGDKTYDKPGDCPVCGMDLVEEVNLTATSDTQYTCPMHPEIIKDEPGSCPICGMDLVPMEPDLSAEEKTYKKLLKKFWIAVAFTLPIFIIAMSEMLPNNPLYDVLELNYWNWIQFALSIPVVFYATWMFFERAYRSIKTWNLNMFTLIGIGAGVAWLFSVFGMLVPDFFPDQFKTEAGTVHVYFEAATVILTLVLLGQVLEARAHSKTNSAVKELLKLAPNKAVKVVDGEEQEVAIDEIELGDILRVKPGDKIPVDGVITEGETSIDESMITGEPIPVNKSVDDKVSSGTINGNQSFLMKAEKVGSDTLLSQIIQMVNDASRSRAPIQKLADTVSGYFVPIVVIIAVVTFAVWAIWGPEPAYVYALVNAIAVLIIACPCALGLATPMSVMVGVGKGAQNGVLIKNAEALEKMDKVDTLIVDKTGTITEGKPTVEKVGSFEKGFTETEVLQYIVSLNSQSEHPLAEATVKYGKEQNAEFLKADGFNAVTGKGVEGEVNNKEVALGNAKMMEQANATLTEAMENEAQSYQKQGKTVSYLAVEGQVVGYVVIGDKIKETSAKAIKDLQNKGIAVIMLTGDNHDTAQAVADELNLADFQASMLPENKLQEVEKLQEQGKVVAMAGDGINDAPALAKSDVGIAMGTGTDVAIESAAITLVKGDLHGIVKARNLSDAVMRNIKQNLFFAMIYNTLGIPIAAGLLYPFFGILLSPMIAALAMSFSSVSVIANSLRLKSKNI; from the coding sequence ATGACACACACCTATCACATACACGGAATGACCTGTAATGGTTGTAGAACGCACGTAGAAGAAACGCTCTCTAAAGTTGAAGGTGTTACCAATGCAACTGTCAATTTAGAAAAAGCCGAAGCGACCATTGAAATGCAATCCCATATTCCCATCGAAAAATTTCAAGAGGCGCTGAAAACGAACGGTGGGCAATACAGCATCCATCAGAATGGGGAACATCATCATACCCACGATAAGAAGAAAGTAGATAAACCCAAAGGCAAAGGAACGGGAACGTTCTATTGCCCGATGCATTGCGAGGGCGACAAGACTTACGACAAACCAGGCGATTGTCCTGTTTGCGGGATGGATTTGGTTGAAGAAGTGAACCTAACGGCTACTTCCGACACCCAATATACCTGTCCGATGCATCCCGAAATTATTAAGGATGAACCGGGAAGCTGTCCAATTTGTGGGATGGATTTAGTTCCTATGGAACCCGATTTATCCGCAGAAGAAAAGACCTATAAAAAACTGCTTAAAAAGTTCTGGATAGCGGTCGCTTTCACATTGCCCATTTTTATCATTGCAATGTCCGAAATGCTGCCCAACAATCCATTATATGATGTTTTAGAATTAAACTATTGGAATTGGATTCAATTTGCGCTCTCTATCCCTGTGGTATTCTACGCTACTTGGATGTTCTTTGAACGTGCCTACCGCAGTATAAAGACGTGGAACTTAAATATGTTTACGCTTATCGGTATCGGTGCAGGTGTTGCTTGGCTGTTCAGCGTGTTCGGGATGCTCGTTCCCGATTTTTTCCCAGACCAATTCAAGACCGAGGCAGGTACCGTTCACGTCTATTTTGAAGCGGCAACGGTCATTCTAACTTTGGTATTGCTTGGGCAGGTTCTGGAAGCTCGTGCGCATAGCAAGACCAATTCCGCAGTCAAGGAACTTTTAAAATTGGCACCTAACAAGGCTGTAAAGGTAGTTGATGGCGAGGAACAGGAAGTGGCCATCGATGAAATTGAATTGGGTGATATTCTGCGTGTAAAGCCGGGCGATAAGATTCCTGTGGATGGCGTTATTACCGAAGGCGAAACTTCTATAGATGAATCGATGATTACGGGCGAACCCATTCCTGTAAACAAATCAGTAGATGATAAAGTAAGTAGCGGAACTATCAATGGCAATCAGTCCTTTTTGATGAAAGCTGAAAAGGTTGGGTCTGACACTTTGTTATCACAGATTATACAGATGGTCAATGATGCCAGTCGAAGCCGTGCACCCATCCAAAAGTTGGCCGATACCGTTTCGGGATATTTCGTGCCAATCGTTGTTATAATCGCTGTTGTTACATTTGCCGTTTGGGCAATTTGGGGCCCAGAGCCAGCCTATGTTTATGCTTTGGTCAATGCGATTGCCGTATTAATTATCGCCTGTCCCTGTGCTTTGGGGCTTGCGACACCAATGTCTGTAATGGTCGGCGTTGGCAAAGGTGCGCAGAATGGTGTGCTTATTAAAAATGCCGAAGCCCTTGAAAAAATGGATAAGGTCGATACTCTCATTGTCGATAAGACCGGAACGATAACTGAAGGAAAACCTACAGTTGAGAAAGTGGGTTCTTTTGAGAAGGGGTTTACCGAAACCGAAGTACTACAATACATTGTTTCCTTGAACAGCCAAAGTGAACATCCGCTGGCGGAAGCCACCGTAAAATATGGAAAAGAACAAAACGCAGAGTTTTTAAAAGCAGATGGATTTAACGCAGTAACTGGAAAAGGCGTTGAAGGTGAAGTGAACAATAAAGAAGTGGCTTTAGGTAACGCCAAAATGATGGAACAGGCAAATGCTACACTTACCGAAGCTATGGAAAACGAGGCACAATCCTACCAAAAACAAGGGAAAACGGTTTCCTATCTCGCTGTAGAAGGTCAAGTTGTAGGCTACGTCGTTATCGGCGACAAAATCAAGGAAACGAGTGCAAAAGCTATCAAGGATTTGCAGAATAAGGGAATTGCGGTCATTATGCTTACTGGTGATAATCACGACACCGCCCAAGCTGTCGCAGATGAGCTTAACCTTGCCGATTTTCAAGCAAGTATGCTACCAGAAAACAAATTGCAGGAAGTCGAGAAATTACAAGAGCAAGGCAAGGTGGTTGCAATGGCAGGCGATGGTATCAATGATGCACCTGCACTCGCTAAAAGTGATGTAGGTATCGCAATGGGAACAGGTACGGATGTTGCCATTGAAAGTGCAGCCATTACCTTGGTGAAAGGCGATTTACACGGTATCGTAAAGGCAAGAAATCTAAGTGATGCAGTAATGCGCAATATCAAACAAAACCTCTTTTTTGCAATGATTTATAACACGCTGGGTATCCCTATTGCAGCAGGACTACTGTATCCGTTTTTTGGAATACTCTTATCGCCAATGATTGCGGCTTTGGCGATGAGCTTCAGTTCGGTATCGGTAATTGCCAACTCATTACGTCTAAAAAGTAAAAACATATAA